In one Triplophysa dalaica isolate WHDGS20190420 chromosome 9, ASM1584641v1, whole genome shotgun sequence genomic region, the following are encoded:
- the klc3 gene encoding kinesin light chain 3 isoform X1, with protein sequence MCWCWSVCSGDTVVTVWAWRSSVQPQCMLGAGGSARNIWLDFRFQWELRNWHPDMLSGEEILCSTRQVIAGLEALRGENRTLLDSLQDTLQTQTCSDSSSLEQEKTTIILESLEKIELGLGEAQVMMALSAHLGSLEAEKQKLRAQVRRLCQENQWLRDELARAQHQLQEKEQEVVTLEEQNRHLQFMSSIRKYDQEEMPLEDTDNIPGKESLDDLFPTDEEVQSHMSQPHSRAAAAAQQGGYEIPARLRTLHNLVIQYASQGRYEVAVPLCKQALEDLEKSSGHTHPDVATMLNILALVYRDQNKYKEAANLLNDALAIREKTLGVDHPAVAATLNNLAVLYGKRGKYKEAEPLCKRALEIREKVLGTDHPDVAKQLNNLALLCQNQGKYQEVEQYYERALHIYQSRLGPDDANVAKTKNNLASCYLKQGKYRQAEALYKEILTRAHEKEFGSVEGDGRPVWIHTEEGSSRQDGLGGLKRSGSFTKLRESIRRSSEKLVRKLKGVETQETTPRAAGMKRANSLNVLNVGVRESQESIMMSSRLTETRGLSSSTQSLARRASLSGDS encoded by the exons ATGTGCTGGTGCTGGAGTGTGTGCTCCGGTGATACAGTCGTCACTGTTTGGGCTTGGCGCAGTTCTGTGCAGccgcagtgcatgctgggagctgGCGGATCAG CCAGGAACATTTGGCTTGACTTTAGATTTCAGTGGGAATTAAg GAACTGGCATCCAGACATGTTGTCAGGGGAGGAGATCTTATGCAGTACGCGACAGGTGATCGCAGGGTTGGAGGCTTTGCGTGGGGAGAACCGAACGCTGCTGGACAGCCTGCAGGACACACTTCAGACCCAGACATGCAGTGACAGCAGCAGTTTGGAACAGGAAAAGACCACTATCATTCTGGAGTCTCTGGAGAAGATTGAACTGGGCTTAGGGGAGGCACAG GTGATGATGGCCCTGTCAGCACACCTCGGGTCTTTGGAGGCAGAGAAACAGAAGTTGCGTGCTCAGGTGCGGAGGCTGTGTCAGGAGAACCAGTGGCTGAGGGACGAGCTGGCTCGTGCTCAACATCAGCTCCAGGAAAAAGAACAGGAAGTGGTTACTTTAGAGGAGCAGAACAGACATCTGCAGTTCATGAGCAGCATTCGTAAATATGATCAAGAAGAGATGCCTTTG GAAGATACAGATAACATACCAGGCAAGGAATCCCTTGATGATCTCTTTCCTACAGATGAGGAGGTGCAGTCTCACA tgtcaCAGCCCCACAGCAGAGCCGCCGCCGCTGCCCAGCAGGGAGGTTATGAGATCCCTGCCCGACTCCGAACACTGCACAACCTGGTGATCCAGTACGCCTCTCAGGGCCGATATGAGGTGGCCGTGCCGCTCTGCAAGCAAGCTCTGGAGGACCTGGAGAAATCCTCAGGCCACACCCATCCAGATGTTGCTACCATGCTCAATATCCTGGCTTTAGTCTACAG GGATCAGAACAAATATAAGGAAGCCGCCAATCTCCTGAATGACGCATTGGCTATCCGTGAGAAGACACTAGGCGTTGATCATCCAGCT GTGGCAGCTACTCTGAATAATCTGGCTGTGCTGTATGGAAAAAGGGGGAAGTACAAAGAGGCAGAGCCGCTGTGTAAAAGAGCTCTGGAGATCAGGGAAAAG GTGCTAGGGACGGACCACCCTGATGTAGCCAAGCAGCTGAATAACTTGGCCCTCCTATGTCAGAACCAGGGCAAATATCAGGAGGTGGAACAGTACTACGAACGCGCCCTGCACATTTATCAGAGCCGACTGGGACCCGATGATGCAAATGTGGCcaagacaaaaaacaacttG GCCTCATGCTACCTCAAGCAGGGGAAGTACAGGCAGGCTGAGGCTCTTTATAAGGAAATTTTGACCCGTGCTCATGAGAAAGAGTTTGGATCGGTGGAGG GGGATGGCCGGCCGGTTTGGATACACACAGAGGAGGGAAGCTCTAGACAG GATGGTCTGGGGGGTCTAAAGCGCAGCGGATCATTCACCAAACTCCGCGAATCCATACGGCGAAGCAGTGAAAAACTTGTTCGGAAGCTAAAAGGAGTTGAAACCCAGGAAACAACCCCTCGAGCTGCTGG AATGAAGAGAGCGAATTCCCTCAACGTGCTTAATGTGGGTGTAAGGGAAAGCCAAGAATCCATCATG ATGTCCAGCAGGTTGACCGAAACACGGGGGCTGAGCTCCAGCACCCAGAGCTTAGCCCGCCGCGCGTCTTTGAGCGGAGACAGTTAA
- the ckmb gene encoding creatine kinase, muscle b isoform X1, translated as MGVCSPDMLKICIRLQMILADQPSSATMTKNCNNDHKMKFSLEEEFPDLSLHNNHMAKVLTKDIYSKLRSKSTPSGFTLDDCIQTGVDNPGHPFIMTVGCVAGDEESYEVFKELFDPIISDRHGGYKPTDKHVTDLNFENLKVRNQLESIYICVILWLTFTCLQGGDDLDPNYVLSSRVRTGRSIKGITLPPHNSRGERRAVEKLSIEALNSLDGEFKGKYYPLKDMTDKEQEQLIADHFLFDKPVSPLLLAAGMARDWPDGRGIWHNDNKTFLVWVNEEDHLRVISMQQGGNMKEVFKRFCTGLQKIEDVFKKHNHGFMWNDHLGFVLTCPSNLGTGLRGGVHVKLPKLSTHAKFEEILTRLRLQKRGTGGVDTASVGGVFDISNADRLGSSEVAQVQLVVDGVKLMVEMEKKLEKGESIDGMIPAQK; from the exons ATGGGGGTGTGTTCGCCAGACATGCTAAAAATATGCATCCGACTGCAGATGATATTAGCAG ATCAACCTAGCAGTGCAACCATGACTAAGAACTGCAACAACGATCACAAGATGAAGTTCTCCTTGGAGGAGGAGTTCCCTGACCTTTCTCTGCACAACAACCACATGGCCAAGGTGCTGACCAAGGACATTTACAGCAAACTCAGGTCCAAGTCAACCCCCAGCGGATTCACCCTGGATGACTGCATTCAGACCGGCGTGGACAACCCTG GCCACCCCTTCATCATGACTGTCGGCTGTGTGGCTGGCGATGAGGAGTCCTATGAGGTCTTCAAGGAGTTGTTTGACCCCATCATTTCCGACCGTCATGGTGGCTACAAGCCCACAGACAAGCACGTAACCGATCTGAACTTTGAGAACCTGAAGGTACGGAACCAGTTAGAGAGCATTTACATTTGCGTTATTCTCTGGTTGACCTTTACCTGTCTGCAGGGTGGTGATGACCTTGACCCCAACTACGTCCTGAGCAGCCGCGTGCGTACCGGCCGTAGCATCAAGGGAATCACACTGCCCCCACACAACAGCCGCGGTGAGCGCAGAGCTGTGGAGAAACTCTCCATTGAGG CTCTGAACAGCCTGGATGGCGAGTTCAAGGGCAAGTACTACCCTCTGAAGGACATGACTGATAAGGAACAGGAGCAGCTCATTGCTGACCACTTCCTGTTTGACAAGCCCGTGTCCCCACTGCTGCTGGCTGCCGGCATGGCCCGTGACTGGCCCGACGGTAGAGGCATCTGGCACAACGACAACAAGACCTTCCTTGTGTGGGTGAACGAGGAGGATCACCTGCGTGTCATTTCCATGCAGCAGGGCGGCAACATGAAGGAGGTCTTCAAGAGGTTCTGTACTGGCCTGCAGAAG ATTGAGGATGTCTTCAAGAAGCACAACCATGGTTTCATGTGGAACGATCATCTTGGTTTCGTCCTCACCTGCCCATCTAACTTGGGTACCGGCCTGCGAGGTGGCGTGCACGTCAAGCTGCCCAAACTCAGCACACATGCCAAATTCGAGGAGATCTTGACCAGACTCCGTCTTCAGAAGCGTGGCACAG GTGGTGTGGACACCGCTTCCGTCGGAGGCGTGTTTGACATCTCCAACGCTGACCGTCTGGGCTCCTCCGAGGTTGCGCAGGTGCAGCTGGTTGTCGATGGTGTTAAGCTCATGGTTGAAATGGAAAAGAAACTGGAGAAGGGAGAGTCCATTGACGGCATGATCCCTGCCCAGAAGTAA
- the zgc:154093 gene encoding cdc42 effector protein 2 — protein sequence MPAKTPIYLKTTTPKRGKKLKIRDMLSGEMISPPLGDLRHSAHVGPEGEGDMFGDVGFLQGKLDMLPALSQSPNSHSHNIERRLDEIFDVNSKSHAYHRSSNSLHNSLLKTTISMPVFIDPEQPPPKPPRLHLDEHSSPVHPNHHHHYTPQEHQQHRSMSVCEEGVVHSRNPCHEFTLSASIPVLPHLVPSSGSLSEASSDDSISEGCGPPDPKRGLSLDSDAGLSNEDLRSENCESSAVSPSMSRSESLMGLDLDLGPSILEDVLRIMDRYKSVEERHEI from the coding sequence ATGCCAGCCAAGACTCCTATATACTTAAAGACGACTACACCAAAGCGCGGAAAGAAGCTGAAAATACGAGACATGCTATCAGGTGAAATGATAAGCCCACCTTTAGGCGACCTGCGCCACAGTGCCCACGTCGGGCCTGAAGGAGAGGGTGACATGTTTGGTGATGTGGGATTTTTGCAAGGTAAGCTTGATATGCTTCCTGCCCTCAGCCAGTCTCCTAACTCTCATTCACACAACATAGAAAGGAGGTTGGATGAGATCTTTGACGTGAACAGCAAAAGTCACGCTTATCATCGCAGTAGTAATTCCCTCCACAATTCTCTTCTCAAAACCACCATCTCTATGCCAGTGTTCATTGACCCCGAGCAACCTCCTCCTAAACCACCACGTCTGCATTTAGATGAGCACTCATCACCTGTTCACccaaatcatcatcatcactacaCTCCACAAGAGCATCAGCAGCACCGTTccatgtctgtgtgtgaggaAGGGGTTGTACACTCTAGGAATCCCTGCCATGAGTTTACTCTGTCTGCTTCAATCCCAGTCCTTCCACACTTGGTGCCTTCCTCGGGCTCTTTGTCTGAGGCATCCTCAGATGATTCCATCTCGGAGGGCTGTGGTCCACCGGACCCAAAGCGAGGCTTGAGTTTGGACTCGGATGCTGGGCTCAGTAATGAGGACCTGCGGAGCGAAAACTGCGAGTCTTCTGCCGTCTCACCTTCCATGTCACGTTCTGAATCCCTAATGGGTTTGGACCTGGATCTGGGACCATCAATTTTGGAGGATGTTCTTAGGATCATGGACCGTTATAAGAGTGTGGAGGAGAGACATGAGATATGA
- the klc3 gene encoding kinesin light chain 3 isoform X2 has translation MLSGEEILCSTRQVIAGLEALRGENRTLLDSLQDTLQTQTCSDSSSLEQEKTTIILESLEKIELGLGEAQVMMALSAHLGSLEAEKQKLRAQVRRLCQENQWLRDELARAQHQLQEKEQEVVTLEEQNRHLQFMSSIRKYDQEEMPLEDTDNIPGKESLDDLFPTDEEVQSHMSQPHSRAAAAAQQGGYEIPARLRTLHNLVIQYASQGRYEVAVPLCKQALEDLEKSSGHTHPDVATMLNILALVYRDQNKYKEAANLLNDALAIREKTLGVDHPAVAATLNNLAVLYGKRGKYKEAEPLCKRALEIREKVLGTDHPDVAKQLNNLALLCQNQGKYQEVEQYYERALHIYQSRLGPDDANVAKTKNNLASCYLKQGKYRQAEALYKEILTRAHEKEFGSVEGDGRPVWIHTEEGSSRQDGLGGLKRSGSFTKLRESIRRSSEKLVRKLKGVETQETTPRAAGMKRANSLNVLNVGVRESQESIMMSSRLTETRGLSSSTQSLARRASLSGDS, from the exons ATGTTGTCAGGGGAGGAGATCTTATGCAGTACGCGACAGGTGATCGCAGGGTTGGAGGCTTTGCGTGGGGAGAACCGAACGCTGCTGGACAGCCTGCAGGACACACTTCAGACCCAGACATGCAGTGACAGCAGCAGTTTGGAACAGGAAAAGACCACTATCATTCTGGAGTCTCTGGAGAAGATTGAACTGGGCTTAGGGGAGGCACAG GTGATGATGGCCCTGTCAGCACACCTCGGGTCTTTGGAGGCAGAGAAACAGAAGTTGCGTGCTCAGGTGCGGAGGCTGTGTCAGGAGAACCAGTGGCTGAGGGACGAGCTGGCTCGTGCTCAACATCAGCTCCAGGAAAAAGAACAGGAAGTGGTTACTTTAGAGGAGCAGAACAGACATCTGCAGTTCATGAGCAGCATTCGTAAATATGATCAAGAAGAGATGCCTTTG GAAGATACAGATAACATACCAGGCAAGGAATCCCTTGATGATCTCTTTCCTACAGATGAGGAGGTGCAGTCTCACA tgtcaCAGCCCCACAGCAGAGCCGCCGCCGCTGCCCAGCAGGGAGGTTATGAGATCCCTGCCCGACTCCGAACACTGCACAACCTGGTGATCCAGTACGCCTCTCAGGGCCGATATGAGGTGGCCGTGCCGCTCTGCAAGCAAGCTCTGGAGGACCTGGAGAAATCCTCAGGCCACACCCATCCAGATGTTGCTACCATGCTCAATATCCTGGCTTTAGTCTACAG GGATCAGAACAAATATAAGGAAGCCGCCAATCTCCTGAATGACGCATTGGCTATCCGTGAGAAGACACTAGGCGTTGATCATCCAGCT GTGGCAGCTACTCTGAATAATCTGGCTGTGCTGTATGGAAAAAGGGGGAAGTACAAAGAGGCAGAGCCGCTGTGTAAAAGAGCTCTGGAGATCAGGGAAAAG GTGCTAGGGACGGACCACCCTGATGTAGCCAAGCAGCTGAATAACTTGGCCCTCCTATGTCAGAACCAGGGCAAATATCAGGAGGTGGAACAGTACTACGAACGCGCCCTGCACATTTATCAGAGCCGACTGGGACCCGATGATGCAAATGTGGCcaagacaaaaaacaacttG GCCTCATGCTACCTCAAGCAGGGGAAGTACAGGCAGGCTGAGGCTCTTTATAAGGAAATTTTGACCCGTGCTCATGAGAAAGAGTTTGGATCGGTGGAGG GGGATGGCCGGCCGGTTTGGATACACACAGAGGAGGGAAGCTCTAGACAG GATGGTCTGGGGGGTCTAAAGCGCAGCGGATCATTCACCAAACTCCGCGAATCCATACGGCGAAGCAGTGAAAAACTTGTTCGGAAGCTAAAAGGAGTTGAAACCCAGGAAACAACCCCTCGAGCTGCTGG AATGAAGAGAGCGAATTCCCTCAACGTGCTTAATGTGGGTGTAAGGGAAAGCCAAGAATCCATCATG ATGTCCAGCAGGTTGACCGAAACACGGGGGCTGAGCTCCAGCACCCAGAGCTTAGCCCGCCGCGCGTCTTTGAGCGGAGACAGTTAA
- the ckmb gene encoding creatine kinase, muscle b isoform X2, whose product MGVCSPDMLKICIRLQMILADQPSSATMTKNCNNDHKMKFSLEEEFPDLSLHNNHMAKVLTKDIYSKLRSKSTPSGFTLDDCIQTGVDNPGHPFIMTVGCVAGDEESYEVFKELFDPIISDRHGGYKPTDKHVTDLNFENLKGGDDLDPNYVLSSRVRTGRSIKGITLPPHNSRGERRAVEKLSIEALNSLDGEFKGKYYPLKDMTDKEQEQLIADHFLFDKPVSPLLLAAGMARDWPDGRGIWHNDNKTFLVWVNEEDHLRVISMQQGGNMKEVFKRFCTGLQKIEDVFKKHNHGFMWNDHLGFVLTCPSNLGTGLRGGVHVKLPKLSTHAKFEEILTRLRLQKRGTGGVDTASVGGVFDISNADRLGSSEVAQVQLVVDGVKLMVEMEKKLEKGESIDGMIPAQK is encoded by the exons ATGGGGGTGTGTTCGCCAGACATGCTAAAAATATGCATCCGACTGCAGATGATATTAGCAG ATCAACCTAGCAGTGCAACCATGACTAAGAACTGCAACAACGATCACAAGATGAAGTTCTCCTTGGAGGAGGAGTTCCCTGACCTTTCTCTGCACAACAACCACATGGCCAAGGTGCTGACCAAGGACATTTACAGCAAACTCAGGTCCAAGTCAACCCCCAGCGGATTCACCCTGGATGACTGCATTCAGACCGGCGTGGACAACCCTG GCCACCCCTTCATCATGACTGTCGGCTGTGTGGCTGGCGATGAGGAGTCCTATGAGGTCTTCAAGGAGTTGTTTGACCCCATCATTTCCGACCGTCATGGTGGCTACAAGCCCACAGACAAGCACGTAACCGATCTGAACTTTGAGAACCTGAAG GGTGGTGATGACCTTGACCCCAACTACGTCCTGAGCAGCCGCGTGCGTACCGGCCGTAGCATCAAGGGAATCACACTGCCCCCACACAACAGCCGCGGTGAGCGCAGAGCTGTGGAGAAACTCTCCATTGAGG CTCTGAACAGCCTGGATGGCGAGTTCAAGGGCAAGTACTACCCTCTGAAGGACATGACTGATAAGGAACAGGAGCAGCTCATTGCTGACCACTTCCTGTTTGACAAGCCCGTGTCCCCACTGCTGCTGGCTGCCGGCATGGCCCGTGACTGGCCCGACGGTAGAGGCATCTGGCACAACGACAACAAGACCTTCCTTGTGTGGGTGAACGAGGAGGATCACCTGCGTGTCATTTCCATGCAGCAGGGCGGCAACATGAAGGAGGTCTTCAAGAGGTTCTGTACTGGCCTGCAGAAG ATTGAGGATGTCTTCAAGAAGCACAACCATGGTTTCATGTGGAACGATCATCTTGGTTTCGTCCTCACCTGCCCATCTAACTTGGGTACCGGCCTGCGAGGTGGCGTGCACGTCAAGCTGCCCAAACTCAGCACACATGCCAAATTCGAGGAGATCTTGACCAGACTCCGTCTTCAGAAGCGTGGCACAG GTGGTGTGGACACCGCTTCCGTCGGAGGCGTGTTTGACATCTCCAACGCTGACCGTCTGGGCTCCTCCGAGGTTGCGCAGGTGCAGCTGGTTGTCGATGGTGTTAAGCTCATGGTTGAAATGGAAAAGAAACTGGAGAAGGGAGAGTCCATTGACGGCATGATCCCTGCCCAGAAGTAA
- the ckmb gene encoding creatine kinase, muscle b isoform X3: protein MTKNCNNDHKMKFSLEEEFPDLSLHNNHMAKVLTKDIYSKLRSKSTPSGFTLDDCIQTGVDNPGHPFIMTVGCVAGDEESYEVFKELFDPIISDRHGGYKPTDKHVTDLNFENLKVRNQLESIYICVILWLTFTCLQGGDDLDPNYVLSSRVRTGRSIKGITLPPHNSRGERRAVEKLSIEALNSLDGEFKGKYYPLKDMTDKEQEQLIADHFLFDKPVSPLLLAAGMARDWPDGRGIWHNDNKTFLVWVNEEDHLRVISMQQGGNMKEVFKRFCTGLQKIEDVFKKHNHGFMWNDHLGFVLTCPSNLGTGLRGGVHVKLPKLSTHAKFEEILTRLRLQKRGTGGVDTASVGGVFDISNADRLGSSEVAQVQLVVDGVKLMVEMEKKLEKGESIDGMIPAQK, encoded by the exons ATGACTAAGAACTGCAACAACGATCACAAGATGAAGTTCTCCTTGGAGGAGGAGTTCCCTGACCTTTCTCTGCACAACAACCACATGGCCAAGGTGCTGACCAAGGACATTTACAGCAAACTCAGGTCCAAGTCAACCCCCAGCGGATTCACCCTGGATGACTGCATTCAGACCGGCGTGGACAACCCTG GCCACCCCTTCATCATGACTGTCGGCTGTGTGGCTGGCGATGAGGAGTCCTATGAGGTCTTCAAGGAGTTGTTTGACCCCATCATTTCCGACCGTCATGGTGGCTACAAGCCCACAGACAAGCACGTAACCGATCTGAACTTTGAGAACCTGAAGGTACGGAACCAGTTAGAGAGCATTTACATTTGCGTTATTCTCTGGTTGACCTTTACCTGTCTGCAGGGTGGTGATGACCTTGACCCCAACTACGTCCTGAGCAGCCGCGTGCGTACCGGCCGTAGCATCAAGGGAATCACACTGCCCCCACACAACAGCCGCGGTGAGCGCAGAGCTGTGGAGAAACTCTCCATTGAGG CTCTGAACAGCCTGGATGGCGAGTTCAAGGGCAAGTACTACCCTCTGAAGGACATGACTGATAAGGAACAGGAGCAGCTCATTGCTGACCACTTCCTGTTTGACAAGCCCGTGTCCCCACTGCTGCTGGCTGCCGGCATGGCCCGTGACTGGCCCGACGGTAGAGGCATCTGGCACAACGACAACAAGACCTTCCTTGTGTGGGTGAACGAGGAGGATCACCTGCGTGTCATTTCCATGCAGCAGGGCGGCAACATGAAGGAGGTCTTCAAGAGGTTCTGTACTGGCCTGCAGAAG ATTGAGGATGTCTTCAAGAAGCACAACCATGGTTTCATGTGGAACGATCATCTTGGTTTCGTCCTCACCTGCCCATCTAACTTGGGTACCGGCCTGCGAGGTGGCGTGCACGTCAAGCTGCCCAAACTCAGCACACATGCCAAATTCGAGGAGATCTTGACCAGACTCCGTCTTCAGAAGCGTGGCACAG GTGGTGTGGACACCGCTTCCGTCGGAGGCGTGTTTGACATCTCCAACGCTGACCGTCTGGGCTCCTCCGAGGTTGCGCAGGTGCAGCTGGTTGTCGATGGTGTTAAGCTCATGGTTGAAATGGAAAAGAAACTGGAGAAGGGAGAGTCCATTGACGGCATGATCCCTGCCCAGAAGTAA
- the ercc2 gene encoding general transcription and DNA repair factor IIH helicase subunit XPD: MKLNIDGLLVYFPYDYIYPEQYSYMLELKRTLDAKGHGVLEMPSGTGKTISLLSLIVAYQTTFPLEVTKLIYCSRTVPEIEKVVEELRKLMDYYAKETGAKSNFLALALSSRKNLCIHPEVSSLRFGKEVDGKCHSLTASYIRAQRHSNPAQPVCNFYEEFDSVGRQVPIPSGIYNLDDLKDFGRRKGWCPYFVARYSILHANIVVYSYHYLLDPKIADLVSKELAKKSVVVFDEAHNIDNVCIDSMSVNITRRTLDRSQANVETLQNTINRIKETDAAKLKEEYRRLVEGLKEANVARETDIYLSNPVLPDEILKEAIPGSIRTAEHFVGFMKRFLEYLKSRLRIHHVVQESAPQFLKDIFEKVCIDRKPLRFCAERLRSLLRTLEIADIADFSAITLISHFATLVSTYSKGFTIIIEPFEDRTPTIANPVLHFSCMDPSIAIKPVFGRFQSVIITSGTLSPLDIYPRILDFRPVTVASFTMTLARTCLCPLIVGRGNDQVAMTSKFETREDFAVIRNYGNLLLEMSAIVPDGIVAFFTSYIYMENIVASWYEQAILENIQRNKLIFIETQDAAETSMALEKYQEACENGRGAILLSVARGKVSEGIDFVHHFGRAVIMFGVPYVYTQSRILKARLEYLRDQFQIRENDFLTFDAMRHAAQCVGRAIRGKTDYGLLIFADKRYARADKRGKLPRWIQEHLTDGSLNLTIDETVQLSKHFLRQMAQPFRREDQLGLSLLTLEQLQSEDMLKKIAKIAQQA; the protein is encoded by the exons ATGAA ACTGAACATCGACGGGTTATTGGTCTACTTTCCGTATGACTACATTTATCCCGAGCAATACTCATACATGCTTGAACTCAAGAGGACACTTGACGCAAAG GGTCATGGAGTTCTCGAGATGCCTTCAGGAACAGGGAAAACAatttctcttctttctctcaTCGTTGCATACCAGACG ACTTTCCCCTTAGAAGTGACCAAACTCATCTACTGCTCTCGTACTGTACCTGAAATAGAGAAG GTTGTGGAGGAGTTAAGAAAACTGATGGATTATTATGCGAAGGAAACAGGAGCCAAATCTAACTTCCTTGCACTGGCGCTCTCTTCACGGAAAAACCTGTGCATTCACCCTGAA GTGAGCTCactgcgttttggaaaagaagTAGATGGGAAGTGTCACAGCCTGACAGCATCGTACATACGAGCGCAGCGTCACAGTAACCCAGCTCAACCCGTCTGCAATTTCTATGAG GAATTTGATTCAGTCGGTAGACAGGTGCCCATTCCTTCTGGTATATATAACTTGGACGATCTAAAGGACTTTGGGCGTAGAAAAGGCTGGTGTCCATACTTTGTGGCACGTTACTCT ATTCTCCATGCAAACATAGTAGTGTACAGCTACCATTACCTACTAGACCCCAAAATAGCCGACCTGGTCTCAAAAGAGCTGGCGAAGAAATCTGTAGTCGTATTTGATGAGGCTCACAACATAG ATAATGTGTGTATTGATTCCATGAGCGTCAACATTACAAGGAGAACGCTGGATCGCAGCCAGGCTAATGTGGAAACGCTGCAAAACACCATTAACAG AATTAAGGAGACGGATGCTGCCAAACTCAAAGAGGAATACAGGAGATTAGTTGAGGGTCTTAAAGAAGCAAATGTTGCTCGAGAAACGGACATTTATCTCTCCAATCCCGTTTTGCCGGATGAAATTCTTAAAG AGGCCATTCCTGGCAGTATCCGCACAGCCGAGCATTTTGTGGGCTTTATGAAGCGCTTCCTCGAGTACCTGAAGTCTCGCCTGCGGATCCATCATGTGGTGCAAGAGAGCGCTCCTCAGTTCCTCAAAGACATCTTTGAGAAAGTTTGCATCGATCGCAAGCCCCTGAG ATTTTGCGCTGAGAGGCTGCGGTCACTACTGAGGACTCTGGAGATCGCAGATATCGCTGATTTCTCAGCCATCACTCTGATCTCTCACTTCGCAACACTTGTCAGCACCTACAGCAAAG GTTTCACCATCATCATTGAGCCCTTTGAAGATAGAACACCAACCATAGCAAATCCTGTCCTTCACTTCAG TTGTATGGACCCCTCTATTGCCATAAAGCCGGTGTTTGGCCGCTTTCAGTCGGTTATTATCACATCAGGG ACACTGTCTCCGTTGGATATCTACCCACGCATCCTCGACTTCCGTCCGGTCACTGTGGCATCCTTCACCATGACACTGGCACGAACCTGTCTGTGCCCTCTT ATTGTTGGACGTGGGAACGATCAGGTAGCGATGACTTCCAAATTTGAGACCAGAGAAGACTTTG CTGTGATCCGTAACTATGGAAACCTTCTGCTGGAAATGTCTGCCATTGTCCCTGATGGAATCGTGGCGTTCTTCACAAGTTACATTTACATGGAGAACATTGTGGCCTCGTGGTATGAGCAG GCGATTCTTGAAAACATTCAGAGGAACAAGCTTATTTTCATAGAGACCCAGGATGCAGCGGAGACGAGCATGGCCTTGGAGAAGTATCAGGAG GCCTGTGAGAACGGCAGAGGAGCAATTCTTCTGTCTGTGGCGAGAGGGAAGGTGTCTGAAGGAATTGACTTTG TGCATCATTTTGGCCGTGCTGTTATCATGTTTGGAGTGCCGTATGTTTACACTCAAAGCCGTATTCTCAAG GCACGGTTGGAATACCTCAGAGACCAGTTTCAAATCCGGGAAAACGACTTCCTGACCTTTGACGCTATGCGCCACGCAGCACAGTGTGTGGGTAGAGCCATCCGAGGCAAAACAGACTACGGCCTTTTGATCTTTGCTGACAAG CGTTACGCACGAGCGGATAAGCGAGGCAAGCTTCCCCGCTGGATCCAGGAACACCTTACAGATGGAAGCTTAAATCTGACCATCGATGAGACTGTGCAGTTATCTAAACACTTTCTACGACAGATGGCCCAACCCTTCAGACGG GAGGATCAGTTGGGTCTGTCTCTGCTGACCCTGGAACAGCTACAGTCTGAAGACATGCTCAAGAAAATTGCCAAGATTGCTCAGCAAGCCTGA